One Pararge aegeria chromosome 4, ilParAegt1.1, whole genome shotgun sequence DNA segment encodes these proteins:
- the LOC120637708 gene encoding protein PRY1-like isoform X1 produces the protein MSKIFRSKSSDFENEALEAHNEYRKEHGTPPLVLNKEISKVSQKWAEELAKNDNMAYSVNQTYGESIYCGWTPDPNVKIRAKDCVDRWYSEINDYSFGKEPDVLNCGHFTQIIWKGTRELGVGNAKSKSGKLYVVANYYPPGNFSGQFVKNIPPPGALQFRSTSSYSSTSTPRESNNNLAPPSPNHRNSKNLSDYASDLVTIFRSTSISDNKFEEEFLQAHNEYRSKHKVPPLELSKKLCKYAEEWAKTIAKKGRVEHRDQNEYGENIFYAWSSDPNFILTGRAPVDKWYSEIKCHTFGKEPANLGSGHFTQVVWEDSKEVGVGVARTKEGQVYVVANYFPPGNVMGSFGSKVHPPAN, from the coding sequence agTAAAATCTTCAGATCAAAATCAAGTGATTTCGAAAACGAAGCTTTGGAAGCACACAACGAGTACAGAAAAGAACATGGAACACCACCGCtggttttaaataaagaaattagtaAAGTAAGTCAAAAATGGGCAGAGGAGTTGGCTAAAAATGATAATATGGCGTATAGTGTAAATCAGACATACGGAGAAAGTATTTATTGTGGCTGGACTCCAGACCCAAATGTTAAAATACGGGCGAAAGATTGCGTCGACAGATGGTACAGTGAAATCAATGACTATTCTTTCGGAAAGGAACCCGACGTATTAAATTGTGGGCATTTCACACAAATCATTTGGAAAGGCACTAGAGAGCTTGGAGTTGGTAACGCTAAAAGTAAATCCGGTAAACTGTATGTTGTCGCCAATTATTATCCTCCGGGCAACTTCAGTGGCCAATTCGTTAAAAATATTCCGCCACCTGGGGCTTTACAATTCCGTTCAACCTCAAGTTACAGTTCTACAAGTACCCCAAGagaatctaataataatttggcACCTCCATCTCCCAATCATAGAAACAGCAAAAATCTAAGTGATTATGCGTCCGACTTGGTCACAATATTCAGGTCAACATCAATATCGGACAATAAGTTTGAAGAGGAATTTCTGCAAGCACATAATGAATACAGAAGTAAACATAAAGTACCACCACTTGAGCTTAGTAAGAAGCTGTGTAAGTATGCTGAAGAATGGGCCAAGACTATAGCTAAAAAGGGCAGAGTAGAGCATCGAGACCAAAACGAATATGGCGAAAACATATTCTACGCTTGGTCTAGTGACCCTAACTTTATACTAACTGGAAGGGCCCCTGTAGATAAATGGTACAGTGAAATAAAGTGCCACACATTTGGGAAAGAGCCTGCTAATTTAGGCTCCGGACATTTTACCCAAGTCGTATGGGAAGACAGCAAAGAAGTCGGCGTGGGCGTTGCCAGAACTAAAGAAGGTCAAGTTTATGTTGTGGCTAATTATTTCCCACCCGGCAACGTAATGGGAAGTTTTGGAAGTAAAGTTCATCCACCTGCTAATTAA